The following proteins come from a genomic window of Thermoleophilia bacterium:
- a CDS encoding nuclease, whose translation MLAERRVPRRRCGVWIVASGAIFAALTMSGCGSGDEAAVMRGRVVSVLDGDTIVVDGLGTVRYLGMDTPELHHPRTPVERFAARARAANRNLVGGRVVRLETDVERRDAYGRLLAYVYVGSVMVNARLVREGMAEQFPFAPNTRHKAMFARLEAEAMHAGRGQWGPAEGGPPWGRP comes from the coding sequence ATGCTAGCCGAGCGACGGGTCCCGCGACGGCGGTGCGGTGTCTGGATTGTCGCATCGGGAGCCATCTTTGCCGCACTCACGATGTCCGGTTGTGGGTCTGGGGATGAAGCGGCGGTCATGCGGGGCCGCGTGGTGTCCGTGCTCGATGGCGACACCATCGTGGTGGATGGCCTCGGCACGGTCCGGTACCTCGGGATGGATACGCCGGAACTGCACCACCCCCGCACGCCTGTGGAGCGATTCGCGGCCCGCGCACGCGCGGCGAACAGGAACCTCGTGGGTGGCCGTGTCGTGCGACTGGAGACCGATGTGGAGCGGCGTGACGCATACGGCCGGCTCTTGGCGTACGTCTACGTGGGCTCCGTCATGGTCAATGCGCGCCTCGTGCGCGAGGGGATGGCCGAGCAGTTCCCCTTCGCGCCGAACACCCGGCACAAAGCCATGTTCGCGCGGTTGGAGGCCGAGGCGATGCACGCAGGGCGGGGGCAGTGGGGGCCCGCCGAGGGCGGTCCGCCCTGGGGACGCCCGTAG